Proteins from one Drosophila gunungcola strain Sukarami unplaced genomic scaffold, Dgunungcola_SK_2 000033F, whole genome shotgun sequence genomic window:
- the LOC128263954 gene encoding meiosis regulator and mRNA stability factor 1-like — translation MLVSYTRDSSLTEVKTLRCQVAGLLKDVPYYALPMYKFRELFQSRFKTSISVLDLYKMQDICTINSDINEDKFISLKPELVNTLESSPLMEGLQHSVPYCSIHLKREQHKGWAEQEIEPLPNVHMTISEIQKLIYPLLRVHPGDIPVATLLHCIKGQLKASIVPNESGVNLEHLVCCVQGIQIQINNFGIKILGWLELSKDIPLQDTGSSNANSLNVSDRANCSGGSYFKNSVADPLFQISREVIELVKMSPKSTMKFNRFIPAYHNHFGKQCRVADYGYTKLIELFEALSSVVQIMGDGENRQITLTHRTQILRFTSDLLRVLRAYGNNSVLLSQLPGIFSQAQNRSFDVTDYGVCDIADILDGLVNSNIVVLSNVQHGKDILISMPKRKQTSSELEKTSVFAGEMVELLKNSLQYSVQFQKFVRSYHYHFAYQCRLSDYGFLKLADLMDAIHGLVEIELTNDEDKKIILSPKVARRVFGEQCEDLIRSVTGNATHCMKLDQVLMLHKKKYGYQIQPQTLGVSDMATAVKLLPYVELKQKDQTIWLICHNNDLEFRLLCYRACKYLVQRDLSASVLSPATNYANLGTQSSLLPRASQKTQFISEFNAKLKIQITEQALLAMRHAIKIYNSAGVQYVRLTGFMRLLIAIVCMLEQRPSMYLCDIKNALDTDFASFFEFGFPNLYSVIAAHEDIFTVNNGPTQERSDVSLNPNCELRQISLINQHLGGLAKMSNIKHIAQGSFRTPIDEHNNLLPTQSLQSSLSMANDYAKTVVNACNFKFNNFQFYDDLFATDNYIIPPLANSFIDSSLLNSFGSALESGSLCKSFCNKENSMNSSSQLLNSSLNSSNELNVSLGAVDLANVTSSTAISSDTLYDHSSFKLCHRRNSCFNKLCKNMPIHLDSDTDETCNLVSVPSIGSIYDPLKNEMPTTKKLPFWNDPIWSARSDQPRHNILNIRLPELKTNNMFPILLSPYIKRKLFNFENHVRKIA, via the exons ATGTTAGTCAGTTACACTCGCGACTCCTCCTTGACTGAGGTCAAGACGCTTCGTTGCCAGGTCGCGGGGCTCCTAAAG GATGTCCCCTACTATGCACTCCCCATGTATAAGTTCAGAGAGCTCTTTCAGTCCCGCTTTAAAACCTCAATCAGTGTTCTCGACTTGTATAAAATGCAGGACATATGTACCATCAATTCAGACATCAATGAGGATAAGTTCATCAGTTTAAAGCCGGAACTAGTGAACACCCTCGAGAGCTCACCGTTAATGGAAGGTCTTCAACACAGCGTTCCCTACTGTAGTATTCATCTTAAGAGAGAGCAACACAAGGGATGGGCTGAGCAGGAAATCGAACCGTTGCCAAATGTTCACATGACCATTTCGGAGATTCAGAAACTGATCTACCCGCTGCTGAGGGTGCATCCGGGAGACATTCCAGTGGCTACCCTACTTCACTGCATTAAAGGGCAGCTTAAAGCTTCAATAGTGCCGAATGAAAGCGGTGTCAACTTGGAGCATTTGGTTTGCTGTGTCCAAGGAATTCAGATTCAGATCAATAACTTTGGTATTAAAATTCTAGGCTGGTTGGAGCTAAGCAAGGATATACCCTTGCAAGATACTGGCAGCTCAAATGCAAATAGCCTGAACGTCAGTGACCGTGCTAATTGTTCGGGAGGAAGCTACTTCAAAAATTCTGTTGCCGATCCGCTTTTTCAAATCTCCCGCGAGGTAATCGAGTTGGTGAAGATGTCGCCAAAGTCCACTATGAAGTTTAATCGCTTTATTCCGGCCTATCACAATCACTTTGGAAAACAATGTAGAGTGGCAGACTACGGATATACAAAGCTAATCGAACTCTTTGAGGCATTATCTTCTGTGGTGCAGATCATGGGAGACGGCGAAAATCGACAGATCACGCTGACTCATCGCACTCAAATACTTAGGTTCACCTCAGATCTATTGCGTGTTCTTCGGGCTTACGGTAACAATTCTGTGCTGCTTTCTCAGTTGCCGGGAATTTTTTCTCAAGCCCAAAATCGGAGTTTCGACGTCACGGATTATGGAGTGTGCGACATTGCAGACATCCTAGATGGCCTGGTGAACTCGAACATCGTCGTTCTAAGCAATGTACAGCACGGAAAAGATATTCTTATATCAATGCCAAAACGCAAGCAGACTAGCAGTGAATTGGAGAAAACAAGTGTGTTTGCCGGTGAAATGGTAGAGCTCTTAAAGAATTCCCTTCAGTACTCTGTTCAGTTCCAAAAGTTTGTACGATCCTACCATTATCACTTCGCCTACCAATGTCGTCTCAGTGACTACGGCTTCCTTAAGTTGGCAGACCTTATGGATGCTATTCACGGCTTAGTGGAGATAGAGTTGACCAACGATGAAGACAAGAAAATAATACTCTCACCAAAAGTGGCTAGACGTGTGTTTGGTGAGCAATGTGAGGATCTTATACGTAGCGTTACTGGCAATGCAACACACTGTATGAAGCTAGATCAGGTGTTAATGctacacaaaaagaaatatgGCTACCAGATTCAACCTCAGACTCTGGGAGTCTCGGATATGGCTACGGCAGTTAAGCTGTTGCCCTACGTTGAGTTAAAGCAGAAAGATCAGACAATTTGGCTTATCTGTCACAATAACGACTTAGAGTTTCGCCTTCTTTGCTATAGAGCATGTAAGTATCTCGTTCAGCGGGACCTTTCGGCATCGGTTCTGTCACCAGCAACAAATTATGCCAATTTAGGAACTCAATCTTCATTATTACCAAGGGCTTCTCAGAAGACTCAATTTATAAGCGAGTTTAATGCTAAGCTCAAAATCCAGATCACGGAGCAGGCTCTTTTAGCCATGCGACATGCAATTAAG atttataATAGCGCCGGCGTACAGTATGTTCGCCTAACCGGATTTATGAGGCTGTTAATTGCCATTGTGTGTATGCTAGAACAGCGGCCAAGCATGTATCTATGCGACATCAAAAACGCTTTGGACACTGACTTCGCTtctttttttgagtttggatTCCCCAATCTCTATTCAGTGATTGCAGCACACGAAGACATATTTACGGTAAACAATGGACCAACCCAGGAACGGAGCGATGTTTCTCTGAATCCTAACTGCGAAT TGCGTCAGATTTCATTAATAAATCAACACTTGGGTGGCCTCGCAAAGATGTCAAATATAAAGCACATAGCACAAGGCAGCTTCCGTACTCCCATAGACGAGCATAACAACCTCCTACCTACGCAGTCCCTACAAAGTAGCCTATCAATGGCCAACGATTATGCGAAGACCGTTGTCAATGCGTGCaactttaagtttaataaCTTTCAATTTTATGACGATCTTTTTGCGACGGATAATTACATCATTCCACCGCTGGCCAATTCTTTTATTGACTCATCATTGCTCAACAGTTTCGGGTCAGCTCTTGAAAGCGGTAGTTTGTGTAAAAGTTTCTGCAACAAAGAGAACTCGATGAACTCATCGAGTCAATTATTAAACAGTTCATTAAACTCGTCTAACGAGCTGAATGTCAGTCTCGGAGCAGTAGATTTGGCCAATGTAACCTCCAGTACAGCCATCTCATCGGATACTTTATATGATCACTCATCGTTCAAACTTTGTCATAGACGTAATTCATGCTTTAATAAGCTTTGTAAAAACATGCCGATTCATTTGGATAGTGACACTGACGAAACCTGCAATTTGGTCAGCGTACCGTCAATAGGATCTATTTATGACCCTCTGAAaaatgaaatgccaacaaCAAAG AAACTACCTTTTTGGAATGATCCCATTTGGAGCGCACGATCGGATCAGCCAAGGCACAATATTCTCAACATACGACTACCTGagcttaaaacaaataatatgtTCCCTATACTGCTTTCCCCCTATATAAAGAGGAAGCTGttcaattttgaaaatcatgTTCGTAAAATTGCCTAA